A single region of the Triticum dicoccoides isolate Atlit2015 ecotype Zavitan chromosome 2B, WEW_v2.0, whole genome shotgun sequence genome encodes:
- the LOC119364982 gene encoding auxin response factor 10-like, with protein sequence MLTFTELSCPAGGGGGGEDAPRSVDSQLWLACAGSMCTVPPVGAAVYYFPQGHAEQAAGAVDLSAARVPALLPCRVSAVRFMADPHSDEVFAKIRLVPLRQGDPAVDVGDAAAEGRAQDDRPKPASFAKTLTQSDANNGGGFSVPRFCAETIFPPLDYSSEPPVQNIFVKDVHGDEFKFRHIYRGTPRRHLLTTGWSNFVNQKKLLAGDSIVFLRSEGGDVHVGIRRAKRVFCDEGHSGWDHYRGLMRGNASSGDGGASAKGKVPAEDVVAAARMAATGQPFEVVYYPRASTPEFCVRAGAVRAAMQVQWCPGMRFKMAFETEDSSRISWFMGTVAGIHAADPSRWPQSPWRLLQVTWDEPELLQNVKRVCPWLVELVSSMPNLHLPSFSPPRKKPRIPSYADFPFEGQLFHPPPPPFPPNHHHHHQQDQLLHHSFPFFPFPDSNGAPLAGIQGARHAQFGPSFSDLHLSNLQSSLLYAGGVRRPAADHVAPRAPRTISTDLTIGTSPAREDDNITTRAPTKKKAGDVVKPAPTLLLFGQAILTEEQMKSSSAGGEAATSPVAGGCGSPNWDAEKAPNLSEGSGSGSGVIQGSPSNNNTSSWRLQWFGDSSGQAAPELGLEPGQCKVFVESDAVGRNLDLSALGSFEELYSRMSEMFGMECAELRNHVLYRSAAGEVKHIGDEPFSAFVKSARRLTILTDAGSDNIGG encoded by the exons ATGCTCACCTTCACCGAGCTGTCGtgcccggcgggcggcggcggcggcggcgaggacgcgCCCCGCTCCGTCGACTCGCAGCTCTGGCTGGCCTGCGCGGGGAGCATGTGCACCGTGCCGCCCGTCGGCGCCGCCGTCTACTACTTCCCGCAGGGCCACGCCGAGCAGGCCGCCGGCGCCGTCGACCTGTCCGCCGCGCGCGTCCCGGCCCTCCTCCCCTGCCGCGTCTCCGCCGTGCGCTTCATGGCCGACCCGCACAGCGACGAGGTCTTCGCCAAGATCCGCCTCGTCCCGCTCCGCCAGGGCGACCCGGCGGTCGACGTGggcgacgccgccgccgaagggaggGCGCAGGACGACCGCCCCAAGCCGGCGTCCTTCGCCAAGACGCTCACGCAGTCCGACGCCAACAACGGCGGCGGCTTCTCGGTCCCACGCTTCTGCGCCGAGACCATCTTCCCGCCGCTCGACTACAGCTCGGAGCCGCCCGTGCAGAACATCTTCGTCAAGGACGTGCACGGGGACGAGTTCAAGTTCCGCCACATCTACCGGGGCACCCCGCGCCGCCACCTGCTCACCACCGGCTGGAGCAACTTCGTGAACCAGAAGAAGCTCCTCGCCGGCGACTCCATCGTCTTCCTGCGCAGCGAGGGCGGCGACGTCCACGTCGGCATCCGCCGCGCCAAGCGCGTCTTCTGCGACGAGGGCCACTCCGGGTGGGACCACTACAGGGGCCTGATGCGCGGCAATGCcagctccggcgacggcggcgcgtcCGCCAAGGGGAAGGTCCCCGCCGAGGACGTGGTCGCGGCGGCGAGGATGGCCGCCACCGGGCAGCCGTTCGAGGTGGTGTACTACCCGCGGGCGAGCACCCCGGAGTTCTGCGTGCGCGCGGGCGCGGTGAGGGCGGCCATGCAGGTGCAGTGGTGCCCCGGCATGCGCTTCAAGATGGCGTTCGAGACCGAGGACTCGTCGCGGATCAGCTGGTTCATGGGCACCGTCGCCGGCATCCACGCCGCGGACCCCAGCCGGTGGCCGCAGTCGCCCTGGCGGCTCCTCCAG GTGACCTGGGACGAGCCGGAGCTCCTGCAGAACGTGAAGCGCGTGTGCCCGTGGCTGGTGGAGCTCGTGTCGAGCATGCCCAACCTCCACCTGCCGTCCTTCTCGCCGCCGCGCAAGAAGCCGCGGATCCCTTCCTACGCCGACTTCCCCTTCGAGGGGCAGCtcttccacccgccgccgccgccgttcccgcccaaccaccaccaccaccaccagcaggacCAACTCCTGCACCACAGCTTCCCATTCTTCCCCTTCCCGGACAGCAATGGTGCTCCTCTCGCAGGGATACAGGGAGCCAGGCATGCGCAATTCGGTCCGTCCTTTTCGGATCTCCACCTCAGCAACCTGCAGTCGAGCCTGCTCTACGCGGGCGgcgtccgccgccccgccgccgaccaCGTCGCTCCTCGCGCACCAAGAACGATCAGCACCGACCTGACGATCGGCACCTCGCCCGCCCGCGAAGACGACAACATCACGACGCGCGCTCCGACAAAGAAGAAGGCCGGCGACGTCGTCAAGCCGGCGCCGACCCTGCTGCTCTTCGGGCAGGCGATACTGACCGAGGAGCAGATGAAATCCAGCAGCGCCGGCGGCGAGGCAGCCACCTCGCCGGTAGCCGGCGGGTGCGGCTCGCCCAACTGGGACGCGGAGAAGGCGCCCAACCTCTCGgaaggctccggctccggctccggcgtgATCCAGGGCAGCCCAAGCAACAACAACACGTCCTCCTGGAGGCTGCAGTGGTTCGGGGACAGCAGCGGCCAGGCCGCGCCGGAGCTGGGGCTGGAGCCCGGGCAGTGCAAGGTGTTCGTGGAGTCGGACGCCGTGGGGCGCAACCTGGACCTCTCGGCGCTGGGGTCGTTCGAGGAGCTGTACAGCCGCATGTCCGAGATGTTCGGCATGGAGTGCGCTGAACTGAGGAACCACGTGCTCTACCGCAGCGCCGCCGGCGAGGTGAAGCACATCGGCGATGAGCCTTTCAG CGCGTTCGTGAAATCGGCCCGGAGGCTGACGATCCTGACGGACGCCGGCAGCGACAACATCGGGGGCTAG